A part of Cryomorphaceae bacterium genomic DNA contains:
- a CDS encoding polyphosphate kinase 2: MASLKEIRHQLYIELVKLQREVIRADKKLLIILEGRDAAGKDGSIKTLTRHMSPRETRVVALSKPSDRQLREWFFQRYTPYLPASGEIVIFNRSWYNRAGVERVMGFCTDEEYQTFFPDVCHFEEMLVDAGFTLLKYYLDISKDEQAQRLEDRRNNPLKQWKISPIDE; the protein is encoded by the coding sequence ATGGCCTCATTAAAAGAAATCCGGCACCAGTTGTACATCGAGCTGGTGAAACTGCAGCGCGAGGTAATTCGCGCGGATAAAAAACTGCTGATTATCCTTGAAGGGCGCGATGCCGCGGGTAAGGATGGTTCCATCAAAACGCTTACCCGGCACATGAGCCCGCGCGAAACGCGGGTAGTAGCCCTGAGCAAGCCTTCAGACAGACAGCTGCGCGAGTGGTTTTTTCAGCGCTATACCCCGTATCTGCCTGCTTCTGGGGAGATTGTGATCTTTAACAGGAGCTGGTACAACCGGGCGGGTGTAGAGCGTGTAATGGGCTTTTGTACTGATGAGGAGTACCAGACGTTTTTTCCGGATGTATGCCATTTTGAAGAAATGCTGGTGGACGCCGGTTTTACGTTGTTGAAGTACTACCTGGATATCAGCAAAGATGAACAGGCCCAGCGTTTGGAAGACCGACGCAACAATCCGTTAAAACAATGGAAAATCAGTCCGATTGACGAGCA